The following are encoded together in the Rhineura floridana isolate rRhiFlo1 chromosome 21, rRhiFlo1.hap2, whole genome shotgun sequence genome:
- the SLC46A1 gene encoding proton-coupled folate transporter — protein sequence MAEVPAAGASPEPPAGDDPAAPPRCARLRAVEPVLLLATLALGLQGPLCTQYLWDRLGPQNGTDRTGAGVRLEGGECANGTGAGQQEVETLVAHWNLVLNLAGFCVGLFSVTLFGPWSDSVGRRAVLLLPALGMALQAAIYLVVMYLQLPVAYLLLGRILSGLSGDYNLVLAGCFAYVADVSDRRRRTFRVAVLEACLGLAGMAASILGGQWRRAQGYIAPFWLVFAVSLGAAIYVAFFLQESVVRRQPGRLLTLCHYATVYRLFVPATRDWAWKKLTLYCLTFFLVLTVHFGARDILVLYELSSPLCWDSGLIGYGSAAHYLTYLSSLAGLRLLQMCVEDSWVAEVGLLSNILGLVTIALAATTPVMFTGYGLLFLSMTATPVIRSKLSRLVDETEQGALFAAVACVEGLCSLVATGVFSSLYPACLYFMKGFPFLFGASLLVLPATILGWIEIQDSKPNYSHFTDAPDPLPEAEQ from the exons ATGGCCGAGGTGCCCGCCGCGGGGGCCTCGCCCGAGCCGCCCGCCGGAGACGACCCGGCGGCGCCCCCTCGCTGCGCCCGCCTGCGGGCCGTCGAGCCGGTGCTGCTGCTGGCCACGCTGGCGCTCGGCTTGCAGGGCCCGCTCTGCACCCAGTACCTCTGGGACCGCCTCGGCCCGCAGAACGGCACCGACAGGACCGGCGCCGGGGTCCGCCTGGAGGGCGGCGAGTGCGCCAACGGGACCGGCGCCGGGCAGCAG GAGGTGGAGACTCTGGTGGCCCACTGGAACCTCGTCCTCAACCTGGCTGGCTTCTGTGTGGGCCTCTTCTCCGTGACCCTCTTTGGGCCCTGGAGCGACAGTGTGGGCCGCCGGGCCGTCCTCCTCCTGCCGGCGCTGGGCATGGCGCTGCAGGCGGCCATCTACCTGGTGGTCATGTACCTCCAGCTCCCTGTGGCATACCTCCTGCTGGGGCGCATCCTGAGCGGCCTCTCCGGGGACTACAACCTGGTCCTGGCCGGCTGCTTCGCCTACGTGGCCGACGTCAGTGACCGGCGCAGGCGCACCTTCCGGGTGGCTGTCTTGGAGGCCTGCCTCGGCCTGGCGGGGATGGCGGCCAGCATCCTTGGCGGGCAGTGGCGCCGGGCACAAGGGTACATCGCTCCTTTCTGGCTGGTCTTCGCCGTGAGCCTCGGGGCCGCTATCTATGTGGCCTTTTTCCTCCAGGAATCAGTGGTGAGGCGACAGCCTGGGAGACTCCTCACCCTCTGCCATTATGCGACCGTGTATCGCCTTTTCGTGCCCGCCACCCGGGACTGGGCCTGGAAAAAACTCACCCTGTACTGCCTCACTTTCTTCCTGGTGCTCACCGTGCATTTTGGAGCCCGGGACATCTTGGTGCTGTACGAGCTCAGCTCCCCGCTCTGCTGGGACTCGGGGTTGATTGGCTACGGTTCGGCGGCCCACTATTTGACGTACCTCAGCAGCTTGGCAGGGCTGCGCCTGCTCCAGATGTGCGTGGAGGACAGCTGGGTGGCCGAAGTGGGCCTGCTTTCCAACATTTTGGGGCTGGTGACCATTGCGCTGGCTGCTACAACACCAGTAATGTTTACAG GTTATGGCCTCCTGTTCCTCTCCATGACGGCCACTCCTGTGATTCGCTCCAAGTTGTCCAGATTGGTTGATGAGACAGAGCAAG GTGCTCTCTTTGCTGCCGTGGCCTGCGTGGAAGGCCTGTGCTCGCTGGTGGCCACGGGGGTCTTCAGCTCCCTTTACCCTGCCTGCCTCTACTTCATGAagggcttccccttcctcttcggAGCCAGCCTCCTCGTCCTCCCAGCCACCATCCTCGG gtGGATAGAAATCCAGGATTCAAAACCCAACTATAGCCACTTCACCGACGCTCCTGATCCGCTGCCGGAGGCCGAACAGTGA